One window of the Rhipicephalus microplus isolate Deutch F79 chromosome 2, USDA_Rmic, whole genome shotgun sequence genome contains the following:
- the LOC119165296 gene encoding uncharacterized protein LOC119165296 produces the protein MPPIRCLLTVPHIQIKRTYHLEEGSVVALKHAIATCPVLGSQVQLSCSKFQVMDPLFNELVDLATEDSIPDMSKIVLMAQQESSGNEAPSCSSSQGTLQAVVETGEQDTPSMVIEPVERPLGSGDNDGINFKLPSLGALHEKVISSPLLTPSTFRQIIDILKNEMAKYTLYPTRCFYSKVTTLLLDKYPQLKDVIGSGHDSWKVALRNKYKNLRRKLDDHEDVLASRQKFGAQKKTGGTTELQRKKAGKMSVSITDLTAEDDDSIAKHEDRLVLETKKLLPDEQLVEKLMALTAGKRLPDVATKTIRDVKKNYPYMMDFQRFCNDFTRLTDIKPVGKVSTAIDKLTQLAVMKKIRCSENTRQMLERARQMDPKRMRTRHIMALVALKIVCENVKERSACSILFVQETDDMPATPCVSYNGAVLEDAEFFWLMVDQTKCFQVTNAEEGLVAIMCANWLFNVQYAFKAFNTLVVLERFFLELEKTTPRSVVAKFLNIVVKST, from the exons ATGCCGCCGATCCGTTGTCTGCTGACTGTACCGCACATTCAGATAAAGCGGACGTACCACTTGGAAGAAGGTTCCGTGGTCGCCCTCAAACATGCGATTGCCACATGTCCTGTCCTTGGGTCGCAAGTTCAACTGTCTTGCAGCAAATTTCAG GTAATGGATCCTCTGTTCAATGAACTTGTCGACCTCGCTACTGAAGACAGCATACCCGATATGTCGAAAATCGTTCTTATGGCACAGCAAGAAAGTAGCGGGAATGAAGCGCCGTCATGTTCATCGTCACAG GGCACATTACAAGCTGTTGTTGAAACTGGTGAGCAAGACACACCAAGCATGGTCATTGAGCCTGTCGAGCG CCCACTCGGCTCAGGGGATAATGATGGCATAAATTTTAAACTACCCAGCCTTGGTGCCCTCCATGAAAAAGTGATAAGCTCTCCGCTGCTAACACCTTCTACATTCAGGCAAATCATTGACATCCTGAAAAATGAAATGGCCAAGTACACACT GTATCCAACGCGTTGTTTCTACAGTAAGGTGACAACCCTGCTCCTTGACAAGTATCCACAGCTGAAAGATGTAATTGGAAGTGGGCAC GACTCCTGGAAAGTAGCCCTCCGCAATAAGTATAAAAACCTAAGAAGGAAGCTGGATGATCATGAAGATGTGTTAGCAAGTCGCCAGAAATTCGGTGCCCAAAAGAAAACAGGAGGCACCACTGAGCTTCAAAGGAAAAAAGCTGGGAAAATG AGTGTGAGCATCACAGATCTAACAGCAGAAGATGATGACAGTATTGCCAAACATGAAGATCGACTTGTTTTGGAAACCAAAAAACTATTGCCGGATGAGCAACTCGTGGAAAAGTTAATGGCCTTGACAGCTGGgaagaggcttcctgacgttgcGACGAAAACGATTCGTGATGTGAAAAAGAACTACCCCTATATGATGGACTTTCAGCGA TTTTGCAATGACTTTACAAGACTGACCGACATAAAACCAGTCGGGAAGGTTTCAACAGCCATCGATAAATTAACCCAATTGGCAGTGATGAAGAAAATACGTTGTAGTGAAAACACGAGGCAAATGTTGGAGAGAGCACGTCAAATGGACCCCAAAAGGATGAGAACAAGAC ATATTATGGCACTTGTAGCTCTGAAAATCGTCTGTGAGAATGTGAAGGAACGGTCAGCATGCTCAATTTTATTTGTGCAAGAGACT GACGACATGCCAGCAACGCCATGTGTATCTTATAATGGGGCCGTCCTTGAAGATGCAGAGTTTTTCTGGCTGATGGTAGACCAGACAAAGTGTTTTCAAGTGACTAATGCAGAGGAAGGACTTGTCGCAATTATGTGTGCAAACTGGTTGTTCAATGTTCAATATGCTTTTAAAGCGTTCAACACCCTTGTCGTCCTCGAAAGATTTTTTCTTGAGCTCGAAAAGACAACACCAAGATCTGTTGTTGCGAAGTTCTTAAACATTGTCGTAAAATCCACATAG